The Bosea sp. AS-1 region CCGCCTGATGATCCACGGCCTCGTCGAGAAGCCGCTCGTCTTCACCATGGAAGACATCAGGCGGATGCCGCGCGAAAACCGCATCTACTTCCTGGAATGCGCGGCGAATTCGGGCATGGAATGGCGGGGCTCGCAGCTCAATGGCTGCCAGTTCACGCACGGCATGGTCCACAATGTCATGTACACCGGCGTGCCGCTGAAGGTGATCCTCGCCGAAGCAGGCCTGAAGCCGAAGGCGAAATGGCTAATGCTGGAGGGCGCCGACTCTTCCGGCATGAACCGCTCGCTGCCGCTGGAGAAGGCGCTCGACGACGTGCTGATCGCCTTCGCCATGAACGGCGAGGCGTTGCGGCCGGAGCAGGGCTATCCGCTGCGCGCGGTCATCCCCGGCTGGGAGGGCAATCTCTGGGTCAAGTGGCTGCGCCGCATCGAGGTCGGCGACATGCCCTGGATGGCGCGCGAGGAGACCTCGAAATACACCGACCTCCTGGCTGACGGGCGCTCGCGCCGCTTCACCTTCTTCATGGATGCCAAGTCGGTCGTCACCAACCCGTCGCCGCAGGCGCCACTGAAACAGAAGGGCCGCAATGTGCTCTCGGGCCTCGCCTGGTCCGGCCGCGGCACGATCAAGCGCGTCGACGTCACGCTCGACGGCGGCAAGAACTGGCAGAGCGCGCGCATCGACGGGCCGGTGCTCGACAAGTCCCTGACCCGCTTCTACGTCGATTTCGACTGGAACGGCGGGGAGTTGCTGGTGCAGTCGCGGGCCATGGACTCCACCGGCTACGTCCAGCCGACGAAGGAGGAGCTGCGCAAGATCCGCGGCGCCAATTCGATCTATCACAACAACGGCATCCAGACCTGGCATGTGAAGCCGAATGGGGAGACCGAGAATGTCGAAATCTCCTAGGATCGCGCTTCTGGCCGGCGCCGCCGGCCTTGCCGTGGCCCTCGCCGGGCCGCTTCTCGCGCAGCCGTCGCACAAGAACCATGGGCCGGCGAAGCATCCCCATGCCGCGCAGGCGCCCGCCCCGGCGGCTCCGGCTGCAGCCGCGAAGCTCGGGCTCGGCCGCGAGGCGCTGCCCGAGGAGATCAAGGCATGGTCCATCGACGTGCGTCCGGACGGGCAGGGCCTGCCTCCCGGCAAGGGTACTGTCCGGCAGGGCGACGAGATCTTCCAGGCGCAATGCGCGACCTGCCACGGCGAGTTCGGGCAGGGCAATGCGCGCTGGCCGGTTTTGGCCGGAGGGCAGGGCTCGCTGAAGGATGACCGGCCGGAGAAGACCATCGGCTCGTTCTGGCCGGATCTGTCCACCGTCTTCGACTACATCCATCGCGCCATGCCTTATGGCAATGCGCAATCGCTGCAGCCGGATGAGGTCTACGCCCTGACGGCCTATCTCCTCTATCTCAACGATATCGTGAAGGACGAGGATTTCGAGCTTTCGGACAAGAACTTCACCTCGATCAAGCTGCCCAATGCCTCGGCCTTCTACGACGACGATCGAGAGACGACCGAGAAGGCGTTCTGGGGCAAGCAGCCCTGCATGAAGGACTGCAAGAGCGAGGTGAAGATTACGGGCCGTGCCACGGTGCTCGACGTGACGCCGGATTCCAAGACGGCGCCGAAGGTGGATTGATGGCTGGGCCGCAAGCCGGATCGGGTTGGATGAGCTTCGCCGCTGTGGCGGCGGGGCTCGCAGCGGCTCCGGCCCATGCGGCGGCCGACCGGGCGCTCGGGGAATATCTCTCGGCCGAATGCGCGACCTGCCATGTGGGCAGCGCGCCGAAGGCGGGCGCCATCCCAGCGCTTGCGGGCATGCCCGCCGACCAGTTCACCGCGCTGATGATGGCGTATCGGCGGGGTGATCGCGACAATGCGGCGATGCGCAATGTCGCCAAGCAACTTTCGGAAGAGGATATCGCGGCTCTGGCCGCCTATTACGAGGGGCTGAAAGCCCCCTGACCGTCGATATGCGGCGGCCAACAGGGAGGAAAAGATGACTGACAATGCAGTGATACCCTCGCGCCGCGGCCTGCTCGCGGCGGCCGCTTCTGGCCTCGCGGTGGCGGCCACCTCTGCCGCGGCAGCTCCGAAGGAGCTCAATCTCGCGGATATCAAGAAGGAGGCCGATGTCGCCTGCGTCTACCATTGCGACTTCGGCGACGTCGCCCGGTTCGACCAGATGCTGACCAATATCGCGAACCATTATTCGGCTTATGGTGCCGATCCTTTCGCGCTGCAGCTCGCTATCGTCGCGCATGGCGCCGGCGTGAAGTTCTTCCTGAAGGACCTCGAGGGGACGAGCTGGGTCGGTGACAGCGCCGCGTTGAAGGCGTTCGACCGGGTTGAGGCGCTCGCGAAGAACGGGCTCAAGATTCACCTCTGCGAGATCACCTTCCAGCGCAACAAGATCGACAAGACCAAGGCGCGGGATGTCCCCTTCGCCAGCTTCGTCCCCTCCGGTGTCGCGGCGGTCGCGGCGCTGCAGGCGAAGGGTTTCGCCTATCTGAAGGTCGGTTGAGCGGTCATGAGGTTTGACCGGCGGACGATGCTGCGTTCGGGGCTGGCAGCCGCGGCAACGCTGGCGGCGCCGGCCGTGCTCGGCCAGGCGAAGCCGCGCGTCGTGGTGATCGGCGGCGGCGCGGGCGGCGCCACGGCCGCGCGCTACCTCGCCAAGGATTCGAATGGCGCGTTGGCCGTGACACTGGTGGAAGAGAACGAGCTCTATCACACCTGCTTCCACTCGAATCTCTACCTCGGCGGCTTCAAATCCTATGACGAGATCACGCATCGCTACGATGCGCTGACGGGTCGATATGGCATCGCGCTCGTCCGAGCCCGTGCCATGCGGATCGACCGGGACAAGCGCGAGATCGTCCTCGCCGACGGGCAGCGCCTGCCTTACGATCGCCTCGTCGTCTCGCCCGGCATCGATCTCAAATATGATTCCGTCCCCGGCTGGTCGAAGGCGGCCGAGGAGATCATGCCGCATGGCTGGAAGCCCGGCCCGCAGACGCAGCTCATCAGGCAGAAGCTCGATGCCGTGCCCAATGGCGGGACGATCGTGATGATCGCGCCCCCCAACCCTTATCGCTGTCCGCCGGGGCCTTACGAGCGTGCCTCGATGTTCGCCCATGCGCTGAAGAGCACCGGGCGCGGCGACGCCCGGATCGTGATCCTCGACCCCAAGGAGAGCTTCTCCAAGCAGGGCGTCTTCCAGGAAGGCTGGGAGAAATACTTCGGCTCGATGATCGAATGGCTCGGGCCCAAGGTGCATGACGGGGTCAAGTCGGTCGACCCCGCCACCAACACCGTCGTCACCGGCTTCGAGACCTATCGGGACTGCGCCTTCGTCAATGTCGTGCCGGCCCAGATGGCCGGCGAGATCGCCCGCAGCGCGGGGCTCGCGCCCGAGGGCGGCTACTGCGCCATCGATCCGGCCACGATGAAATCGACCGCCGATGCGAATATCTATGTCCTCGGAGATGCCTGCATCGCCGGCGACATGCCGAAATCGGCCTTCGCCGCCAACAGCCAGGCCAAGGTCGCGGCGATGACGATCCGGGTGGAGCTGACGGAAGCACGCAGCTTCCCGCCGCGCTACCTCAACACCTGCTGGTCGCTGATCGAGACCGACGATGCGATCAAGGTCGGCGGCCGCTACGAACCGCGTGACGGCCGCATCGCGGCAATCGAAACCTTCGTCTCGCAGAATGACGAGCCCGCCGATCTGCGCCGGCAGAACGAGGCCGAGAACCTCGGCTGGTACGCGGCGATCACGGCCGACATGTTCTCGTGACGATCACTCCGCTCCTTCTCGCAGCCATCCCAGAGGATTTCGCATGAAACTATTGGTTCCCGCCGCCCTTCTGATCGTCCTGTCCGCCTCGCAGGCCGCCAACGCGCAGGACCTGTCGGCCGGTGAGCGCTCCTTCAACAAGTGCAGGGCCTGCCACCAGGTCGGCGAGACTGCGAAGAACGGCGTCGGGCCGGAGTTGAACGGGCTGTTCGGGCGCCACACCGGCGCGGTCGAGGGATACAGCTACTCCGCGGCCAACAAGGGCGCCAACATCACCTGGGACGAGGCGACCTTCGCCGAATACATCAAGGACCCCAAGGGCAAGATCCCCGGGACGAAAATGGTTTTCGCCGGCATCAAGAACGAGAAGGAGGTCGCGGACCTGACCGCGTTCCTGAAGCAGTTCGGCAAGGACGGGAAGAAGATGTAAGACGCCGGGGCCGGCCCGGCGTTTTGCCTGTCAGAGCGTTCGGGTGACCTTGCTCAGATGCGGCGGGCGGTCGGGGTCCAGCCCCCTTGCCGCTGCCAGCCCGGCAATGCCGCCATAGAAGGCGCGCGCCTGGACGAGTGGTGCCAGAACGGCCGGGACATCCGCTGGCATGGGTAGGGCGAGGGTGGACGGCACAGCGAGTGGCCCGGCATAGGCGACATCCGCCCCCAGGCTGGCGACGGTACGTGCGGCAGACTGCGTGCTGTCGCTGCCTTCGTCGGAAGGGTCGAGCGCCAGGACCGGAAAGCCGGGGCGGACCAGCGCCAGTGGGCCGTGAAGGACCTCCGCCGCGCTGAAGGCCTCCGCGTGAAGGCGGCAAGTCTCCTTGAACTTCAGCGCCATCTCCTGAGCGATTCCCAGCCCGAGGCCGCGGCCGATGACATAAAGGCTGCTGGCTTGCTCGAGCCGCTGGAAGAAGGGCGACCAGTCGCAGTTCCCAGCCTGGGTCAGGAAATCGGGTGCGCTTTCCAGCGTTTCCATTAGGGAGGGCTCGCGGCTCCAGGCGACGGCGAGGTGCAGGAACGCGATGCAGGTGGCGAGGAAGCTCTTCGTGGCGGCGACGCTGGTCTCCGGCCCGGCGGAAAGCGGCAGCGTGACGTCGACCAGCTCTGCGAGCGGGGCGGTCGTGTCGTTGATCAGGCCGATCGTCAGCGCGCCACCGCGTTTGGCCGCTTCGGTCAATCGCAGAGCGTCGGGGCTTCGACCGGATTGCGAGATGGCGATGAAGACGGCCCCGGAGAGATCGAGTTCTTCCCGGTAGACCGAGGCGAGGCTGGGCCCCAGCGAAGCGACGGGCAGGCCGAGCGCGCGCTCGATCAGATATTTTCCATAAGTCGCGGCATGGTCGGAGGAGCCGCGTGCGCAGGTTGCGACGAAGGCCGGCCGGCGCCGACGTAACTGCTCGCCGAGCGCGGCCATGGCCGCCGCGTTAGCGGCAATCTGGCGCGCGGCGACATCGGCGGATTCGGCCGCCTCGCGGGCAAGGAGGGCTTCAGGCATCGATGCGGTCTTGGCTGTGCAGCAGGTCTCGGCTCATCGCGTCGACATCGGTACGGTCGAGCCGCGTCCCCGCTCCCCCGACGGAGCGCACGGACAGGGTTCCGCAGGCGATACCTTCCGCCAAGGCCAGCTCCGGCTGATGGCCGGCGAGCCAGGCCGCGAGGAAACCGGCATTGAAAGCGTCACCGGCGCCTGTCGTGTCGAGAACCGGGCCGCCATCCGGTGCTGGCAGGGCGGTGGCCGAGCCACTCCGGAACAGCCGTGCGCCGTCGCCTCCGTCCTTGACGATCACGAGCGGGAAATCGCGAGCCAGCCGGAGCCCGGCCTGATCCAGATCGTCGCATCCGGTGATCGCGCGCGCTTCGGCGGCATTGGGCAGGAAGATATCTGCGCCAGCGGCGCGTGGCAGCAGCTCGGGATCGCGGATCCAGACGTCGTCCCAGCTCGGATCGAGCGAAACGGAGAGGCCGGCGCGCTTGGCCATCCGGATCAGCTCCGGGATCTCGGCCAGAGTCGCGAATTCGGCGATATGGAGATGCCGGGCGGCCGGGTCGGCGAGGGCCGCGTCCAATGTCGCCGGCCGGGCGCAGCCGGCGCGCCGCGACAGAAAGGCGCGCTCGCCATCCTTGATCATCGCGACGGTCGGTTGCGGGCCGGCATCGGCGGAATGTTCGAGCCAGCGCAGATCGACACCGCTATCTGCCAACGCCGGCGCGATGGCGCCGGAGAGCGGATCGGTGCCGATCCGGGCGAGCAGCCCGGTCCGGATGCCGAGCGCGGCGAGATGGGCCGCGGTGATGAAGCCGCCGCCGCCGGGCACGATCGATACCGCCTCGGCAAAGCGTTCCTCGCCGAGCCTCGGCAATGCGTCGATCCCGCGGAAAACGATGTCGCAGTAGAGGCGGCCGATGCTCAGGACGAAGTCGCGTCCGGTGGTCATAGGGCGCGCTCGGTCGCGGTGTCGAACAGGCGCAGGGCGTCGATGGCTGCGCCGAGCCGCACCTCGCTGCCGACGGCGGGCGGAGCCTTGGCCGAAGCCGAGGCGAGGATCAGCGTATCGCCATGCTCGACATGGACGAAGCTCTCCGAACCGAGCGGTTCGACCACTGCGACCTTGCCGGTGAGGACGAGATCGGCGTTTTCGCCGGGGGCAAGCACGCGCAATTCCTGCGGGCGGACGCCGACCAGCACCTCGGGGGGGAGTGGGGCCGGGCAGCTGGGCAGGGCGATAGCGTTGCCGGCCAGTTCCAGCGTCGATTTACCGTTACCGGTGCTCGTCTTGGCCGGGAGAATGTTCATCGTCGGTGAGCCGATGAAGCGAGCGGTGAAGACGTCGGCCGGTTTCTCGTAGAGTTCCATCGGCGCGCCGACCTGGAGGATGCGGCCGTCGCGCATCACCACGATGCGGTCGGCCAGCGTCATCGCTTCGACCTGATCATGGGTGACGAAGACGATGGTGCGGCCGAGCCGCTGGTGCAGGCGCTTGATCTCCAGGCGCATCTGGGCGCGCAATTGCGCGTCGAGATTGGAGAGCGGCTCGTCGAACAGGAAAGCCGAGGGGTCGCGCACCATGGCGCGGCCGATAGCGACGCGCTGCCGTTGGCCGCCGGACAATGCCGACGGCTTACGTTCGAGCAGTGGTTCGAGGCCGAGGATGCGGGCGGTCTCCTCGATCCGGCGGCGTTTCTCCGCCTTGTCGAGCTTCGCCGTATAGAGGCCGAAGCCGATATTCTCGGCGACGCTCATATGCGGGTAGATCGCGTAGTTCTGGAACACCATCGCGATGTTCCGCTCCTTCGGCTCCAGCCGGTTCACGGGCCGATCCGCGATCGTGATGGTGCCGCCGTCGATCTCTTCCAGACCCGCGATCATGCGCAGCGTCGTCGACTTGCCGCAGCCGGAGGGGCCGACGAAGACGACGAATTCGCCATCCTCGATGGCGAGGTCGATGCCGTGGACGACCTGCGTCTTGCCGTAGCGCTTGACCAGCCCCTGAAGCTCGATACCCGCCATCAGGCTGCTCCCATCAGATCCGCGAAGGCGGCGTCGAGTTCATGGCGCGCGGAGGCCTCGCGCGCAGCGGTCGCGGTCGCGGCGAGGCTTGCCGCCACCAGCACGCCGCGATAACCGGCGAAGGCGGCGGCGAGCGCCTGTGGCCCCGGCCCGCCGAAGCGCTCGCGCACCGCGACGAAATGTTCGGGCGAGACGGCCTCGGCGAAGGCGGCCTCGTTCAAGGCCGGCTCGCGGCCGGCATGTTCGCGGAAAGCCTTTTGGAAGGGCGCGTAGCCGTCTCGCGGCAGGTCGCCATCAGCCGCGACCACGGCACGCGCGACATCGGCGGCGATCTCATGGGCGGTGCGGAAGGAGAGGTCTTCCGACCGGACCAGCGTGTCGGCCAGCTCGGTGATGGTGATGCAGGAGCGGCGGATGTTCTCGGCGACGCGACGTCCGTCGACCTGCAACGCCGGCAGCAGCGCGGCGAGCAGGCTCAGCACGCGCTCGCCGGTCGCGAAGGCCTGATAGCCGGCTTCGTTGGTTTCACCCTCGGCGTCGTTCATGTCGGTGAAGGGCGTGTTGTGGACGATGTCCCTGACCATCCGGGCGCGCGCCACGGTCTGCGACGCGAGATGGCGCAGATGCTCGATCGGGACGGGATTGCGCTTCTGCGGCATGATCGAGGAGATCTGCACGAAGGCATTGGGCACATAGAGCTGGCCGACCTCGAAGGCGGTCCAGACCTGCAAATCCTGGATCAGGCGACCGAGATGCAGGAACACGAGCTCGACCGCGCTGTAGGTCGCGGTGAGGTAATCGATCGCGGCGATGCAGCCATAGGAGTTCTGCAGCGGAGCCGAAAAGCCGAGCAGATGCGCGACGCGGGTGCGATCCAGCGGGAAGCCCGAGGTCGTGATCGCGGCCGCGCCCATCGGCGAGAGATCGAGCAAGGCGCGCGCCTGCACCAGTCGCTCGTGGTCGCGCAGCATCACTTCGATCGCGGCGGAGAGGTAATGGCCGAAGGTCGTCGGCTGCGCCGGCTGGCCATGGGTATAGGCGACGATCAGCGTCGCCTTCTCGCGCTCGGCGAGGTCCAGGGTTGCGGTGATCAGGGCGCGCAGCAGGCCGGCCATATGGTCGAGCCGCGGCTTGAGGGCGAGCTTGAACAGCGTGTGGTCGATGTCGTTGCGCGAACGGCCGGTATGCAGGCGCCCGGCATCGTCGGCCGGCAGGCGCTTCTTCAGCTCGGCCTCGATCAGGAAGAAATAATCCTCGACCGAGCCGTCATAGCTCAGCTTGGCTGGGTCGATCTCGGCATCGATTTCGTCGAGCGCGCGGGCAATGCGGCCGGCGGTAGTGCGGGGCAGGATGCCGGTCTCGGCGAGCATGACGAGATGGGCGCGGTCGATGGCGCGGAAGCTCTGGACGTGATGCGTCCTCGCGCCGTCGAAGAGCGGACGTAGCACCGTCTCCTTGTAGACCGGATCGGGAAAGACGGAGGTATCGCTCGCGCGGGGATCGGTTTTCGTCATGGCAATCAGCCCTTGAGACCGGCGAGGACCACGCCGCGCACGATATAGCGCTGGAGCAGCAGGAAGACGGTCAATGTCGGCAAGGTGGCGAGCGCGGCGCCCGTCATGATCAACTCCCACTGGACCTGCGATTCCACCGCGAAGCTCGTGAGGCCGACCGGCAAGGTGTAGAGTTCCTTGGAGGTCGTCACGATCAGCGGCCAGATGAAGGCGGTCCAGTTGCTGAGGAAGGTGAAGATCGCCAGCGCCGAGAGGGCCGGCGTCACCAGTGGCAGGGCGATGCGCCAGAAGATCGCGAATTCGTTGAGGCCGTCGATGCGGGCGGCTTCGAGGAAGTCGTTCGGCACGGTCTCGAAGAACTGTTTCATCAGGAAGGTGCCGAAGGCCGTCATCATGCCCGGGAACATGATGCCCCAGTAACTGTCGAGCCAGCCGAAGTTCTTGGCCATGACATACCAGGGGATGACCAGCATCTCGGTCGGGATCATCAGCGTCGAGAGAATGGCGATGAAGACGAGATAGCGGCCGCGGAACTGGAATTTTGCCAAGGTGTAGCCGACGAGGCTGTCGAAGAAGACGTTCGAGAGCGTGACCGCTGTGGCGATGCCGAAGGAATTGGCGAACCAGCGCAGGAAGCGGCCGTCCGAAAGCACAGTCACGTAGTTGGCGAGCGTCGGGTGGGCCGGGAAGAAGGCGAGATCGTAGATCTCGGAGGAATCCTTCAGCGAGGTCGCGAACATGAAGGCGAGCGGCGTCACCATTAGCAGGCCGCCGCCGAAAAGCAGTAGCCATGCGAGGATGCGGCCGGGCTCGAAACGCAGGGTCATGGGGGAAGCGGCGGCGCTCATCAGCGGTCCCTCAGCAGCCTGAGCTGCAGCAGCGAGACCACCAGCAGCACGAGGAATAGCACGACGGTCTGGGCCGCGGCATAGCCCATGTCGAAGGAGGAGAAGGCCGTCTGGTAGATCATCAGCACGAGCGGCTTGGTGGCGTTCAGCGGGCCGCCCGGGTCGCTGCTCGTCTGGCTGGTCATGTTGTAGACCTGATCGAAGATCCGCAGGAACCCGATCGAGGAGAAGACGACGAGGAAGACGATCGTCGGCTTGAGCAGCGGCAGGGTGATCCGCCGCAGGATCGTTCCGTTCGAGACGCCGTCGATGCGGGCGGCCTCGTAATAGGTCGTCGGGATGGCGCGCAGGCCTGCCATGAAGATCACGACCTGGAAGCCGAGCCCGGCCCAGATCGCGGGCGCGAGCACGGCCGGCAGCGATTGCGTGGTCGAGCGCAGGAAGGGCTGCTGGGCGATGCCGATGCCGGCGAGCAGGTTGTTGAACAGGCCGATCGGCACCGGCTGGTAGAACCAGCGCCAGACCCAGGCCATCGCCGCCGCGGTCGTCAGGAAGGGCAGGAAATACAGCGCCCGGATGAAGCCGTGCAGGAAGCGCACGCGGTCGAGATGATAGGCGATGGTGAAGGCGAGCAGCAGGCTGATCGGCGTGCCAAGCAGCAGGTAGAGCGCGGTATTGCGGAAGACCTGCCAGAAGACCGGATCGGCAACGAGCCGCTTGAAATTGGCGAGCCCGATGAAGGAGGGCTTGGTCAGCAGGTTCCAGTTTGTGGTGGAGATCCAGAAGGCTTCCAGCGTCGGATAGAAGCGCACCACCGCATAGAACAGGATCGGCACCGCCAGGAAGGACCAGGCCCAGAGGACCTGCTTCTGGCGCATGCCGAATCCGGATAGGAGGCGGGCGCCGGAACGGGCGTCGTCGTGAGAGGAAGACGGGTTCATCGCGACAATCCGCTCCGGCGCCCGCTGAGATTCACTTCTTGTAGAAGCGGTCGAGGATCGGCTGCTCGGCGGCCGCGGCTTCCGCCAAGGCGGCCTTGGCATCCTGGTTCTGCAGCAGCACGCGATTGATCATGTCGAGTGAGACCTGGCGCTGAGCCAGTTCGTCGACGAAGACCGTGGCGTGCGAATAGGCGAGCGCTTTGAGGAACGGCCCGTAGATCGGGTGGTTCAGGTTCTTCTCGGTCTCGGCCGCCGCCTTGCGTGCCGGCAGCTCGCCGACGGTTTCGAGCCAGAGCTGCATTGCCTCGGGGGTCGTGACGAAGGCAAGGAACTTCTTGGCCGCTTCCAGTTTCTCGCCCGTAGGCTTGGTGGTGATGGCGTTGACCCAGTAGCTGGCGAAGTTCGCCTTCTTGCCGTCGGCAGAGGCGGGTAGCTCCGCGACGCCCCACTCGAAATTCTTGATGCCGCCGAAGGCGCCGAGACGGAAGGAGCCGTCGATGGTCATCGCCGCACGCCCGGCGCGGAAGGCGGCCTGGCCCTCGTCCATGAAGCCGACCTGGCCGACCTTGTGGACGCGCTGGAGATCGGCATACCAGTTCAGAGACTTGGCGCCGGCCTCGCTGTTGTAGGTCACGGTTTTGTTGTCGTCGCTATAGGGTGCGCCGCCGTTCTGGCGCAGCAGCGTCTCGCGCCACCAATGGTAGTCCTGACCGGGGAAGTCGAGCGTAATGCCGGCGGAGAGCATGTTGCCGGCGCCGTCGCGCTTGGTCGTCTTCTTGGCCATGTCGAGCAGTTCGTCGACGGTCTTCGGCGGCTTGTTCGGGTCGAGCCCGGCCTCCTGGAAGATCTTCTTGTTGTAGAACAGGGCCAGCGAGCGCACCGCCGTCGGCAGGGCATAATATTCGCCGTCGCGCTTCATCGCCGAGACGATCGGATAAAACTCCTTCTCGATCATGGCAGGCGGGAAGGCGTCGCGCGGCAGCGGCTGGATGAACTTGGCGCCGACGAAATTGTCGAGCCAGCCATAGAAGAGCTGCACGACGTCGGGGCCCTGGCCGGCCGGCATCGCGGCGGCGATCTTCGTCTGATAGTCGGCGTAGGGGAAGGTGGTCTGCTTGACCTTGATGTTCGGGTTGGCGGCCTCGAAGCGCTTGATCAGCTCGTTCATCGCCTTGACGCGCGCGTCGAAGACATACTGCCAGTATTCGATCTCGACGGTCTGTGCCTTCGCGCCGGCGATCGCACCGACCGAGACCATCAG contains the following coding sequences:
- a CDS encoding sugar ABC transporter permease, encoding MRQKQVLWAWSFLAVPILFYAVVRFYPTLEAFWISTTNWNLLTKPSFIGLANFKRLVADPVFWQVFRNTALYLLLGTPISLLLAFTIAYHLDRVRFLHGFIRALYFLPFLTTAAAMAWVWRWFYQPVPIGLFNNLLAGIGIAQQPFLRSTTQSLPAVLAPAIWAGLGFQVVIFMAGLRAIPTTYYEAARIDGVSNGTILRRITLPLLKPTIVFLVVFSSIGFLRIFDQVYNMTSQTSSDPGGPLNATKPLVLMIYQTAFSSFDMGYAAAQTVVLFLVLLVVSLLQLRLLRDR